One region of Lampris incognitus isolate fLamInc1 chromosome 12, fLamInc1.hap2, whole genome shotgun sequence genomic DNA includes:
- the ark2n gene encoding uncharacterized protein C18orf25 homolog produces the protein MLVGALCSTSRKMTDSETNPEKEQAFEDDESLPDTSVDTALATTSSLPGRREVDSPSQIKGEPGLSDMPYLMEEHHRDYPESQHAMTGSDRLFSFHNSRHYTYYDIFSPSSSGHWGDSESFTSGEEGSLSRGGGVDEEGNIVAASDPQQVEGGQTSQAVTGRRRSRSESEMPVDTMASKRIRSQCTTSTVGGAEKQTKVKIQQSQKHKERMRLLRQKREAAVLKKHMHDSSTSESERARNSSISSTDDEVDEYEGLREAAVSTDISGVIIVSSDDMETEGLSQNTRCSLPGGAVINSPCPWEPTSAEQFDSTMLPQIWYEVWRPMSPEPTRVTPIEVVDLTLDDDD, from the exons ATGTTGGTTGGAGCTCTTTGCTCAACTAGCAGGAAGATGACTGACTCAGAGACTAACCCAGAGAAGGAACAAGCGTTTGAGGATGATGAGAGCCTTCCCGATACATCTGTTGATACAGCGTTGGCTACTACCAGTTCACTACCAGGAAGAAGAGAGGTAGACAGCCCCTCACAAATAAAGGGTGAGCCAGGCCTTTCTGATATGCCTTACCTGATGGAGGAGCACCACAGAGACTACCCAGAGTCTCAGCATGCCATGACAGGGAGTGACAGACTTTTTTCTTTCCATAATTCCCGGCATTACACGTATTATGACATTTTCTCCCCCTCCTCCAGTGGCCACTGGGGTGACTCAGAATCATTCACATCAGGAGAAGAAGGGAGTCTCTCTCGTGGAGGAGGAGTAGATGAAGAAGGCAATATAGTGGCAGCCAGTGACCCTCAGCAGGTAGAAGGAGGGCAAACATCCCAAGCAGTTACGGGTAGGAGGAGGTCTCGCTCGGAGAGCGAAATGCCTGTTGATACGATGGCTTCAAAGAGAATTCGTTCCCAGTGTACCACATCAACAGTAGGCGGGGCAGAAAAGCAGACCAAAGTGAAAATTCAACAGAGCCAGAAGCACAAGGAGCGTATGCGTCTGCTGAGACAGAAACGGGAAGCAGCAGTACTAAAGAAGCACATGCATGACAGCAGTACAAGTGAGAGCGAGCGTGCCCGTAACTCCAGCATCAGCTCCACTGATGATGAGGTCGATGAGTACGAAGGTTTACGAGAAGCTGcagtcagcacagacatctcAG GCGTAATTATTGTCTCTTCAGATGACATGGAAACGGAGGGACTGTCCCAAAATACAAG ATGTTCCCTTCCTGGTGGAGCGGTGATTAACAGTCCGTGCCCCTGGGAGCCAACTTCAGCGGAGCAGTTTGACAGCACAATGCTACCTCAGATCTGGTATGAGGTCTGGAGGCCCATGTCACCTGAGCCCACCCGGGTGACCCCTATCGAGGTGGTGGACCTCACACTGGACGACGATGACTAG
- the atp5fa1 gene encoding ATP synthase subunit alpha, mitochondrial, translating into MLSVRVAAALARSLPRRAGYVSKNVAAACVGVKNLHTTRPWLQKTGTAEVSSILEEKILGADTSADLEETGRVLSIGDGIARVYGLRNVQAEEMVEFSSGLKGMSLNLEPDNVGVVVFGNDKLIKEGDIVKRTGAIVDVPVGDELLGRVVDALGNAIDGKGPLGSSTRRRVGLKAPGIIPRISVREPMQTGIKAVDSLVPIGRGQRELIIGDRQTGKTAIAIDTIINQKRFNEGTDEKKKLYCIYVAIGQKRSTVAQLVKRLTDADAMKYTIVVSATASDAAPLQYLAPYSGCSMGEYFRDNGKHALIIYDDLSKQAVAYRQMSLLLRRPPGREAYPGDVFYLHSRLLERAAKMNDNFGGGSLTALPVIETQAGDVSAYIPTNVISITDGQIFLETELFYKGIRPAINVGLSVSRVGSAAQTRAMKQVAGTMKLELAQYREVAAFAQFGSDLDAATQQLLNRGVRLTELLKQGQYSPMAIEEQVTVIYAGVRGHLDKMEPSKITRFEKAFLQHILSQHQTLLAAIRADGKISEASDAKLKEIVLNFLSSFE; encoded by the exons ATGCTGTCAGTTCGCGTTGCAGCAGCTCTTGCCCGCAGCCTGCCTCGACGTGCTGGATAT GTCTCAAAGAACGTCGCTGCTGCATGTGTAGGAGTCAAGAATCTGCACACCACCAGACCATGGCTGCAGAAAACAG GAACAGCCGAGGTGTCCTCCATTCTGGAGGAGAAAATTTTGGGCGCTGACACCAGTGCTGACTTGGAGGAGACTGGCCGTGTGCTGTCCATTGGTGATGGCATTGCCAGAGTGTATGGGCTAAGGAATGTGCAGGCTGAGGAAATGGTGGAATTCTCCTCCGGTCTGAAG GGCATGTCTCTGAACTTGGAGCCCGACAATGTTGGCGTTGTCGTGTTTGGTAATGACAAGCTGATCAAGGAGGGTGACATTGTCAAGAGAACAGGAGCTATTGTGGATGTGCCAGTTGGTGATGAGCTGCTAGGCCGCGTTGTTGATGCCCTGGGAAATGCCATTGATGGAAAG GGCCCTCTTGGGTCCAGCACTCGTAGGCGTGTAGGTCTAAAGGCCCCTGGCATCATCCCCCGTATCTCTGTGAGagagcccatgcagactggcatcaAAGCTGTGGACAGTTTGGTGCCCATTGGTCGTGGACAGCGTGAGCTCATCAttggtgacagacagacagg CAAAACGGCTATCGCTATCGACACCATCATCAACCAGAAACGCTTCAATGAGGGAACTGATGAGAAGAAGAAGCTTTACTGTATCTATGTTGCCATCGGCCAGAAGAGGTCCACAGTGGCCCAGCTGGTGAAGAGGCTGACTGATGCTGATGCCATGAAGTATACCATCGTGGTCTCTGCTACTGCCTCTGATGCTGCCCCTCTGCAGTACCTGGCCCCCTACTCTGGCTGCTCCATGGGAGAGTACTTCAGAGACAATGGCAAGCATGCCCTGATCATCTATGATGATCTGTCCAAACAG GCTGTTGCCTACCGTCAGATGTCCCTACTTCTGCGTCGTCCCCCTGGTCGTGAGGCCTACCCTGGAGATGTCTTCTATCTGCACTCCCGTCTGCTTGAGAGAGCTGCAAAAATGAATGACAACTTCGGTGGTGGCTCCCTAACTGCCCTGCCTGTCATCGAGACCCAGGCTGGTGATGTGTCTGCCTACATTCCAACCAATGTCATCTCCATCACTGATGGAcag ATCTTTTTGGAGACTGAGCTTTTCTACAAGGGTATCCGCCCAGCCATCAATGTTGGTCTTTCTGTGTCCCGTGTAGGATCTGCTGCCCAGACCAGGGCTATGAAGCAG GTGGCTGGTACCATGAAGCTGGAGTTAGCCCAATACCGTGAGGTGGCTGCCTTTGCCCAGTTTGGTTCTGACTTGGATGCTGCCACTCAGCAGCTATTGAACCGGGGTGTTCGTCTAACCGAGCTCCTGAAGCAAGGACAGTACT CGCCTATGGCCATTGAGGAGCAAGTAACAGTTATTTATGCTGGCGTGAGGGGTCACCTGGACAAAATGGAGCCTAGCAAGATCACAAGGTTCGAGAAAGCTTTCCTGCAGCACATTCTCAGCCAACACCAAACTCTGCTGGCAGCTATTAG GGCTGATGGCAAAATTTCTGAGGCATCTGATGCTAAACTGAAGGAGATTGTGTTGAACTTCCTCTCCAGCTTTGAgtga